One Engystomops pustulosus chromosome 7, aEngPut4.maternal, whole genome shotgun sequence DNA window includes the following coding sequences:
- the LOC140069040 gene encoding serine/threonine-protein kinase Sgk1-like isoform X1, which yields MHSAAKSEIRRRAQRDRVLLQRRGIDEEQEPLFNLWVMDCPPTDVDIDDSNMAYKRLDLEKTRKIKRHEILTQKRKMENLMESHSADEDLNRAILNSMKKLGELVPASRRRNKYSILKKLRNISSELEMEEVLQVRPQHVSFTRSHSPETPNLQREAAKRRIRNNRDWVVQGLRGLIYAKAIINGNGALRRSGSPAINTSFTESKNGSEIVSAPNASLEPAEGSAQPDSDIAAMPAEDLASARPQTPTQLVNTIRPFDVNNLEFQKDLGKGAYGKVVLASDPITDELLAVKIMSKSKIKDTISTELEVLRIGAECRFLISLRGSMETTTKYIIAMDYMAGGDLFGLMMEWMPFDMQTTRPFAAEMYCGLRYLHDHGVIHRDLKPENILLDDIGHIKIADFGISAINVFREDTTTGIAGSTGYIAPEVLDEEPYNHLVDSFAFGVILYMMSVGDQPFYGEGSLEDYYWSLQEDVPDFLPGTCPHAIDFIQGLLCKSPCDRIAMTSSTRSHPFFHTIDWDDVESGKGRPPFQWD from the exons ATGCATTCTGCAGCAAAATCCGAAATACGGAGAAGAGCCCAAAGAGATCGGGTTCTATTACAGAGGAGAGGAATTGATGAAGAGCAGGAACCATTATTCAACTTATGGGTAATGGACTGTCCACCAACTGATGTGGACATTGATGACTCAAACATGGCATACAAAAGACTGGATCTGGAGAAGACCCGAAAGATCAAGAGACATGAAATCCTTACACAGAAAAGGAAAATGGAGAACCTGATGGAATCTCACTCTGCCGATGAAGACCTTAACAGGGCCATTCTCAACAGCATGAAAAAACTTGGAGAATTGGTCCCTGCTTCCAGGAGGAGGAACAAATACTCAATCCTCAAGAAACTCCGAAATATCAGCTCAGAGTTAGAGATGGAAGAGGTTCTCCAAGTAAGACCACAACATGTCTCTTTCACCAGATCCCACAGTCCAGAGACTCCAAACCTACAGAGAGAGGCAGCCAAGAGGAGAATCAGGAACAACAGAGATTGGGTTGTCCAAGGATTGAGAGGTCTCATCTATGCCAAAGCCATAATTAATGGAAATGGAGCGTTAAGAAGATCCGGGTCACCAGCCATCAACACGTCCTTCACAGAGAGCAAGAACGGCTCAGAGATTGTCTCTGCACCCAACGCATCCCTGGAACCAG CAGAGGGAAGCGCTCAGCCAGACTCTGACATAGCGGCCATGCCAGCGGAAGACCTCGCCAGTGCCCGACCCCAGACACCAACACAACTTGTTAACACCATAAGACCTTTCGATGTTAACAATCTTGAGTTTCAGAAAGACCTTGGAAAGGGGGCATATGGAAAG GTTGTCCTGGCATCAGATCCCATCACTGATGAACTGCTGGCCGTAAAGATCATGTCCAAGAGTAAAATCAAGGACACAATCTCCACAGAACTGGAAGTCCTTAGAATTGGAGCTGAATGCCGCTTCCTGATATCATTGCGGGGATCTATGGAGACAACCACCAAATACATCATAGCCATGGACTATATGGCCGGAGGAGACCTGTTCGGCCTGATGATGGAATGGATGCCCTTTGACATGCAGACAACAAG ACCCTTTGCGGCAGAGATGTACTGCGGACTCCGATATCTTCATGACCACGGCGTCATACACCG TGACCTGAAGCCTGAAAATATTCTCCTTGATGACATCGGACACATTAAAATTGCTGACTTTGGCATCTCGGCAATAAATGTGTTTAGAGAAGACACCACCACAGGCATTGCAGGCAGCACTGGATATATAGCCCCAGAG GTGCTGGACGAGGAGCCGTATAATCATCTTGTGGACTCGTTTGCATTTGGCGTCATCCTCTATATGATGAGCGTAGGAGATCAGCCGTTCTATGGCGAAGGCTCACTGGAGGATTACTATTGGTCACTGCAGGAAGATGTCCCTGATTTTCTCCCGGGAACATGCCCTCATGCCATCGATTTCATCCAAGGG CTATTGTGCAAATCTCCATGTGACCGTATAGCAATGACATCGTCCACCAGATCCCACCCGTTCTTTCACACAATTGACTGGGACGACGTGGAGTCCGGCAAAGGCCGCCCACCATTCCAATGGGACT gA
- the LOC140069040 gene encoding serine/threonine-protein kinase Sgk1-like isoform X2, with the protein MHSAAKSEIRRRAQRDRVLLQRRGIDEEQEPLFNLWVMDCPPTDVDIDDSNMAYKRLDLEKTRKIKRHEILTQKRKMENLMESHSADEDLNRAILNSMKKLGELVPASRRRNKYSILKKLRNISSELEMEEVLQVRPQHVSFTRSHSPETPNLQREAAKRRIRNNRDWVVQGLRGLIYAKAIINGNGALRRSGSPAINTSFTESKNGSEIVSAPNASLEPEGSAQPDSDIAAMPAEDLASARPQTPTQLVNTIRPFDVNNLEFQKDLGKGAYGKVVLASDPITDELLAVKIMSKSKIKDTISTELEVLRIGAECRFLISLRGSMETTTKYIIAMDYMAGGDLFGLMMEWMPFDMQTTRPFAAEMYCGLRYLHDHGVIHRDLKPENILLDDIGHIKIADFGISAINVFREDTTTGIAGSTGYIAPEVLDEEPYNHLVDSFAFGVILYMMSVGDQPFYGEGSLEDYYWSLQEDVPDFLPGTCPHAIDFIQGLLCKSPCDRIAMTSSTRSHPFFHTIDWDDVESGKGRPPFQWD; encoded by the exons ATGCATTCTGCAGCAAAATCCGAAATACGGAGAAGAGCCCAAAGAGATCGGGTTCTATTACAGAGGAGAGGAATTGATGAAGAGCAGGAACCATTATTCAACTTATGGGTAATGGACTGTCCACCAACTGATGTGGACATTGATGACTCAAACATGGCATACAAAAGACTGGATCTGGAGAAGACCCGAAAGATCAAGAGACATGAAATCCTTACACAGAAAAGGAAAATGGAGAACCTGATGGAATCTCACTCTGCCGATGAAGACCTTAACAGGGCCATTCTCAACAGCATGAAAAAACTTGGAGAATTGGTCCCTGCTTCCAGGAGGAGGAACAAATACTCAATCCTCAAGAAACTCCGAAATATCAGCTCAGAGTTAGAGATGGAAGAGGTTCTCCAAGTAAGACCACAACATGTCTCTTTCACCAGATCCCACAGTCCAGAGACTCCAAACCTACAGAGAGAGGCAGCCAAGAGGAGAATCAGGAACAACAGAGATTGGGTTGTCCAAGGATTGAGAGGTCTCATCTATGCCAAAGCCATAATTAATGGAAATGGAGCGTTAAGAAGATCCGGGTCACCAGCCATCAACACGTCCTTCACAGAGAGCAAGAACGGCTCAGAGATTGTCTCTGCACCCAACGCATCCCTGGAACCAG AGGGAAGCGCTCAGCCAGACTCTGACATAGCGGCCATGCCAGCGGAAGACCTCGCCAGTGCCCGACCCCAGACACCAACACAACTTGTTAACACCATAAGACCTTTCGATGTTAACAATCTTGAGTTTCAGAAAGACCTTGGAAAGGGGGCATATGGAAAG GTTGTCCTGGCATCAGATCCCATCACTGATGAACTGCTGGCCGTAAAGATCATGTCCAAGAGTAAAATCAAGGACACAATCTCCACAGAACTGGAAGTCCTTAGAATTGGAGCTGAATGCCGCTTCCTGATATCATTGCGGGGATCTATGGAGACAACCACCAAATACATCATAGCCATGGACTATATGGCCGGAGGAGACCTGTTCGGCCTGATGATGGAATGGATGCCCTTTGACATGCAGACAACAAG ACCCTTTGCGGCAGAGATGTACTGCGGACTCCGATATCTTCATGACCACGGCGTCATACACCG TGACCTGAAGCCTGAAAATATTCTCCTTGATGACATCGGACACATTAAAATTGCTGACTTTGGCATCTCGGCAATAAATGTGTTTAGAGAAGACACCACCACAGGCATTGCAGGCAGCACTGGATATATAGCCCCAGAG GTGCTGGACGAGGAGCCGTATAATCATCTTGTGGACTCGTTTGCATTTGGCGTCATCCTCTATATGATGAGCGTAGGAGATCAGCCGTTCTATGGCGAAGGCTCACTGGAGGATTACTATTGGTCACTGCAGGAAGATGTCCCTGATTTTCTCCCGGGAACATGCCCTCATGCCATCGATTTCATCCAAGGG CTATTGTGCAAATCTCCATGTGACCGTATAGCAATGACATCGTCCACCAGATCCCACCCGTTCTTTCACACAATTGACTGGGACGACGTGGAGTCCGGCAAAGGCCGCCCACCATTCCAATGGGACT gA